One Alosa alosa isolate M-15738 ecotype Scorff River chromosome 22, AALO_Geno_1.1, whole genome shotgun sequence DNA segment encodes these proteins:
- the LOC125287945 gene encoding transmembrane protease serine 9-like: protein MKICGNMMNRSLTWQQSKFVLSCVVCGTAPLSSILGQTPRIVGGQNASLGSWPWQVSLTEEPYGHMCGGSLINKEWVLSAAHCFSSTSTSGWTIRLGRQSLDDSNSNEVSRTVAEIILHPNYDATNENDMALLWLSSAVSFTDYIRPVCLAASSSIFHQGTDSWVTGWGNIREEEFLPYPGVLQEVEVPVVDNKVCDELLIFTKITENMICAGLREGGKDSCQGDSGGPMVMKEDSVWVQSGVVSFGIGCAQPDLPGVYARVSRYEDWINSHISSDPPGFVQVITPTPLLPVPSSGTKVTCSFCLYILLSFLLLPLRSKRIYFLPLFCYGMAVMAEYIYIVAAILYVQGPASTIAQEVKSTDVCGTTPLLSSRIVGGQDASVGSWPWQVSLQRPYGHVCGGSLINKEWVLSAAHCFSSNDPSYWTVKLGQLTQQVNSAHAVSRDVAVIILHPNWDRNTFNHNMALVRLSSPVSFTSYIRPVCLADNDSIFLNGTDSWVSGWGYIKEGEPLPSPKALQEVKLSVVENYVCRSLLGSQAKVTDDMMCAGALEQGKDTCLEDTGGPMVNYQDSLWIQSGVVSFGKGCGRPGLPGVYARVSGYEKWITNYTRGDPPGFIRFRSTSNVTTPAPATSSPATSTEASANKPSAWFSHHVLFFTFFTIALIKD from the exons ATGAAGATATGTGGAAACATGATGAACAGATCATTGACATGGCAACAATCAAAGTTTGTTCTGTCTTGTGTAGTTTGTGGCACAGCTCCTCTCAGCAGCATACTCGGACAAACACCCAGGATTGTTGGAGGACAAAATGCCTCCTTGGGGAGCTGGCCCTGGCAGGTCAGCCTTACTGAGGAACCCTACGGTCACATGTGTGGAGGCTCCCTCATCAACAAGGAGTGGGTGCTGTCTGCTGCACACTGCTTCAGCAG CACCAGCACAAGTGGGTGGACTATCCGTCTGGGTCGACAATCCTTGGACGATTCTAACTCAAACGAAGTGTCTAGAACCGTGGCTGAGATCATTCTACATCCTAATTATGATGCCACAAATGAGAATGACATGGCTCTGCTCTGGTTGAGCAGTGCTGTCTCCTTCACCGACTACATCAGACCTGTTTGTCTGGCGGCCAGCAGTAGCATTTTCCACCAGGGAACAGACAGCTGGGTCACTGGCTGGGGAAACATCAGAGAAGAAG AGTTTCTTCCGTACCCAGGGGTTCTTCAGGAAGTGGAAGTTCCTGTAGTTGACAACAAAGTGTGTGATGAGCTTTTGATATTTACAAAAATCACAGAAAACATGATATGCGCTGGCCTTCGTGAAGGAGGGAAAGACTCCTGTCAG GGTGACTCAGGTGGTCCAATGGTGATGAAAGAGGACTCTGTGTGGGTCCAGTCCGGGGTGGTTAGCTTTGGGATAGGTTGTGCTCAACCTGACCTACCTGGAGTCTACGCCAGGGTCTCCCGTTATGAGGACTGGATCAACTCCCACATCAGCAGTGACCCACCAGGCTTCGTGCAGGTCATCACCCCTACCCCACTGCTTCCTGTTCCCTCCAGCGGGACCAAAGTCACATGCTCATTCTGCCTCTACATCCTTctgtcttttctcctcctccctctcc GATCAAAAAGGATATATTTTCTACCACTTTTTTGTTATGGAATGGCTGTGATGgctgaatacatttacattgtGGCTGCAATTTTATATGTGCAAG GTCCAGCCTCTACAATCGCACAGGAGGTTAAAAGCACTGATG TTTGTGGCACAACTCCTCTTCTCAGCAGCAGGATAGTTGGAGGACAGGACGCCTCCGTGGGGAGCTGGCCCTGGCAGGTCAGCCTTCAGAGACCCTACGGTCACGTGTGTGGAGGCTCCCTCATCAACAAGGAGTGGGTGCTGTCTGCTGCGCACTGCTTCAGCAG CAATGATCCCTCGTACTGGACAGTGAAGTTGGGACAGCTCACCCAACAGGTCAATAGTGCACATGCAGTATCCCGAGACGTGGCTGTGATCATTCTGCACCCCAACTGGGACAGAAACACGTTTAACCACAACATGGCTCTGGTTAGACTTAGCAGTCCTGTCTCCTTCACCAGCTACATCCGACCCGTGTGTTTGGCAGACAATGACAGCATATTCCTCAATGGGACAGACAGCTGGGTGAGCGGATGGGGTTACATCAAAGAGGGAG AGCCTTTACCCTCACCCAAAGCCCTACAGGAAGTGAAGCTTTCAGTGGTGGAAAATTATGTTTGCAGAAGTCTCCTGGGATCTCAAGCTAAAGTAACTGATGACATGATGTGTGCTGGCGCACTGGAGCAAGGGAAGGACACATGTCTG GAAGACACTGGAGGTCCAATGGTGAACTACCAGGACTCTCTATGGATTCAATCTGGGGTGGTGAGTTTCGGGAAAGGCTGTGGCAGACCTGGGCTACCTGGAGTCTACGCCAGAGTATCTGGTTATGAAAAGTGGATCACAAACTACACCAGAGGTGACCCACCAGGCTTCATCCGGTTTAGGTCCACCAGCAACGTGACCACTCCTGCACCAGCAACTAGCTCACCAGCAACATCTACAGAAGCTTCTGCCAACAAACCCTCCGCCTGGTTCTCGCACCATGTTCTTTTCTTCACATTCTTCACTATAGCACTCATAAAAGACTGA